One window of Alosa sapidissima isolate fAloSap1 chromosome 21, fAloSap1.pri, whole genome shotgun sequence genomic DNA carries:
- the LOC121695628 gene encoding cortexin domain-containing 1-like: MDQPPPPPLLTSLEVDVDLGFALFFLLLLCVFLLATIVRCAQTVVDPYGAISTSTYQEEQIT, from the coding sequence ATGGACCAGCCACCGCCCCCGCCACTTCTGACCAGCTTGGAGGTCGACGTGGACCTTGGCTTCgcactcttcttcctcctcctgctctgtgtgttccTGTTGGCCACCATAGTGCGCTGTGCCCAGACCGTGGTTGATCCCTATGGTGCCATTTCTACCTCCACTTACCAGGAAGAGCAAATCACCTGA